One part of the Phragmites australis chromosome 3, lpPhrAust1.1, whole genome shotgun sequence genome encodes these proteins:
- the LOC133913673 gene encoding Bowman-Birk type trypsin inhibitor-like produces MRTQVFFLAFALLAVLAQSSSRHHHHHHHHHHHSHVQTKGHGDGGGGELAEAGSPARAWPCCDNCGGCTKSTPPQCQCLDAAPRGCHPACRDCVKSSLSADPPVYQCMDRVPNFCQRRCAPSATAH; encoded by the exons ATGAGAACCCAGGTGTTCTTCCTCGCTTTCGCACTTCTTGCCGTCCTCGCCCAATCCAGCAGcaggcaccaccaccaccaccaccaccaccaccaccactcccACGTCCAAACCAAAG ggcacggagatgggggaGGCGGGGAGCTAGCGGAGGCGGGGAGCCCGGCGAGGGCGTGGCCGTGCTGCGACAACTGCGGCGGGTGCACCAAGTCGACCCCGCCGCAGTGCCAGTGCCTGGACGCGGCGCCGCGTGGGTGCCACCCGGCGTGCAGGGACTGCGTCAAGTCCAGCCTCAGCGCCGACCCGCCGGTGTACCAGTGCATGGATCGCGTACCCAACTTCTGCCAGCGCCGCTGCGCTCCCTCCGCCACCGCCCACtga
- the LOC133913674 gene encoding protein NRT1/ PTR FAMILY 5.6-like → MDKGLGVGVMEDREEWVDDSSVDHRGRPPLRAATGSWKAAMFIIMIEFSERLSYFGIATSLMIYLTKVLQEEMKFAAKNVNYWMSVTTLVPLLGGFVADGYLGRFSTVVFSTIIYLLGLILLATTQLAPSLKPDHSLHLHETLFFVGIYLVSIGTGGHKPSLESFGADQFDESHATERVQKMSFFNWWNCALCSGILLGVTAIVYAQERVGWGAASVMLAAVMGASLVVFLAGWRLYRYRVPEGSPLTPLLQVVVAAVRKRHLELPTDAGELYEVKPQNIKKRLLCHTDQLRFLDKAAIVEHGGGDEARGPWRLATVTQVEETKLVLAMVPIWVATLPFGMAAAQVSTFFIKQGSVMDRRLGPHFVLPPASIFALTAIGMIVTVALYDKVLVPYLRRATGGERGISILKRVGIGMAFGVVAMAVAATVERRRLNSSSPVPMSVLWLVPQFALMGVGDGFALVGLQEYFYDQVPDNMRSLGIGLYLSVIGAGTFLSSLVITAADRASSRGGRASWFAKDLNRSRLDLFYWLLACIGAVNLVFYVVVAARYSYKTVNAGSVGDEKSGDIECAAAT, encoded by the exons atgGACAAAGGCCTAGGGGTTGGTGTCATGGAGGATCGCGAGGAATGGGTGGATGACTCATCTGTGGATCACCGTGGGAGGCCACCCCTCCGTGCCGCCACCGGGTCGTGGAAGGCTGCAATGTTCATCATCA TGATTGAGTTCAGCGAAAGGTTGAGCTATTTCGGGATAGCAACGAGCCTGATGATATACCTCACCAAGGTGCTGCAAGAGGAAATGAAGTTTGCGGCGAAGAACGTGAACTACTGGATGAGCGTCACCACGTTGGTGCCTTTGCTTGGCGGCTTCGTTGCCGATGGATACCTCGGGAGGTTCTCCACCGTCGTCTTCTCGACCATCATCTACCTTCTG GGTTTGATCCTTCTGGCGACGACGCAGTTGGCGCCAAGCCTGAAGCCTGACCACTCGCTGCACCTGCACGAGACGCTGTTCTTCGTGGGCATATACTTGGTGTCCATCGGCACCGGCGGGCACAAGCCTTCTTTGGAGAGCTTCGGCGCCGACCAGTTCGACGAGAGCCACGCAACGGAGCGGGTGCAGAAGATGTCCTTCTTCAACTGGTGGAACTGCGCGCTCTGCTCGGGGATCCTGCTCGGCGTCACGGCCATCGTCTACGCGCAGGAGCGGGTCGGCTGGGGCGCCGCCAGCGTCATGCTCGCGGCGGTCATGGGCGCCTCGCTCGTCGTCTTCCTCGCCGGCTGGCGGCTCTACAGGTACAGGGTGCCGGAGGGCAGCCCGCTGACGCCGCTGCTGCaggtcgtcgtcgccgccgtgaGGAAGAGGCACCTTGAGTTGCCTACCGACGCTGGTGAGCTGTACGAGGTGAAGCCGCAGAATATCAAGAAGAGGCTGCTTTGCCATACTGACCAACTTAG GTTTCTCGACAAGGCGGCCATAGtggagcacggcggcggcgacgaggcaCGCGGGCCGTGGCGGCTGGCGACGGTGACGCAGGTGGAGGAGACGAAGCTGGTGCTGGCCATGGTGCCCATCTGGGTGGCCACGCTCCCCTTCGGcatggcggcggcgcaggtgtccaccttcttcatcaagcaGGGCAGCGTAATGGACCGGCGCCTGGGCCCGCACTTCGTGCTCCCGCCGGCGTCCATCTTCGCGCTGACCGCCATCGGCATGATCGTCACCGTCGCGCTCTACGACAAGGTCCTGGTGCCGTACCTGCGGCGGGCCACGGGGGGCGAGCGCGGGATCAGCATCCTGAAGCGCGTCGGCATCGGCATGGCGTTCGGGGTAGTGGCCATGGCCGTGGCGGCGACTGTCGAGCGGCGGCGCCTCAACTCGTCCTCGCCGGTGCCCATGTCGGTGCTGTGGCTGGTGCCGCAGTTCGCGCTGATGGGCGTCGGCGACGGGTTCGCGCTGGTGGGGCTCCAGGAATACTTCTACGACCAGGTCCCGGACAACATGCGCAGCCTAGGCATCGGGCTGTACCTGAGCGTGATCGGCGCGGGGACCTTCCTTAGCAGCCTggtgatcacggcggcggaccGCGCGAGCTCCCGCGGCGGGCGCGCGAGCTGGTTCGCCAAGGACCTGAACCGCAGCAGGCTGGACCTCTTCTACTGGCTTCTGGCCTGCATCGGCGCCGTGAACCTCGTCTTCTACGTGGTCGTCGCAGCCAGGTACTCGTACAAGACCGTCAATGCCGGCAGCGTCGGCGACGAAAAGTCCGGCGACATCGAGTGCGCCGCCGCCACTTAG
- the LOC133913672 gene encoding D-xylose-proton symporter-like 3, chloroplastic: protein MATCGLLPSLAAATAARTHTILPLPFRRHSPLGRRSTSAMGARAFHVSQGADPQPLLRDAAAGHPRLRVRTHAQGEGDAGRGAAAEGEAAAFSWAPVILPFLFPALGGLLFGYDIGATSGATISLQSADLSGTTWFSLSSVQLGLVASGSLYGALGGSILAYRIADFLGRRIELVTAAVLYILGALVTGFAPNFVVLIIGRLLYGIGIGLAMHGAPLYIAETSPPQIRGTLISLKELFIVLGILFGYLIGSLEIDTAGGWRYMFGFSAPLAAIMAIGMWTLPPSPRWLLLRAVQGKGSVEDNKKKAIQALRTLRGRLVSDKVLADDIDDTIVSIKAAYADQGSEGNIWEIFEGASLKAFIIGGGLVLFQQITGQPSVLYYAASILQTAGFTAASDAARVSILIGLFKLLMTGVAVFKVDDIGRRPLLIGGVGGIALSLFLLAAYYKILNNLPFVAVGALLLYVGAYQVSFGPISWLMVSEIFPLRTRGRGISLAVLTNFGSNALVTFAFSPLQEILGPANIFFLFGAIALLSLVFVILTVPETKGLSLEEIESKILK from the exons ATGGCGACCTGTGGCCTCCTCCCTTCACTCGCTGCGGCCACCGCAGCGCGCACACACACCATCCTCCCGCTCCCGTTCCGCCGCCACTCGCCTCTCGGCCGCCGCTCCACGTCGGCGATGGGCGCCCGTGCCTTCCACGTGTCGCAGGGCGCCGACCCGCAGCCGCTCCTCCGCGACGCCGCCGCGGGACATCCCAGGCTCCGC GTGCGGACTCACGCGCAGGGCGAGGGCGATGCGGGACGTGGCGCCGCGGCGGAGGGAGAAGCGGCGGCGTTCTCGTGGGCACCCGTCATCCTCCC GTTCTTGTTCCCTGCATTGGGCGGTCTCCTTTTTGGTTATGACATTGGCGCAACATCTGGAGCAACGATCTCCTTGCAA TCTGCTGATCTCAGTGGCACCACTTGGTTCAGCCTGTCATCGGTGCAACTAGGACTTGTG GCAAGTGGTTCACTTTATGGTGCTCTTGGTGGCTCCATTCTTGCATACCGCATTGCAGATTTTCTAG GAAGGAGAATAGAATTGGTCACAGCAGCTGTGTTATATATTTTAGGTGCTTTGGTCACTGGATTTGCCCCTAATTTTGTAGTTCTGATCATAGGCCGTCTCCTTTATGGCATTGGTATTGGTTTG GCAATGCATGGTGCCCCTCTTTACATTGCAGAGACTTCTCCTCCGCAGATACGTGGAACATTGATATCTTTGAAGGAGCTGTTTATCGTGTTAGGAATACTG TTTGGATACCTCATAGGGAGTCTTGAAATTGACACTGCAGGAGGATGGCGGTACATGTTTGGTTTCAGTGCTCCTCTTGCAGCTATAATGGCCATCGGTATGTGGACTTTACCACCTTCACCAAGATGGCTTCTTCTCAGGGCTGTGCAAGGAAAGGGATCTGTGgaagataataaaaaaaaggcAATTCAAGCTTTGAGAACACTGAGGGGCCGCTTAGTAAGCGACAAGGTTTTGGCAGATGATATTGATGATACCATTGTCTCTATTAAGGCTGCTTATGCAGACCAAGGATCCGAAGGAAACATTTGGGAGATATTTGAGGGAGCTAGCTTGAAGGCCTTCATCATCGGAGGAGGGCTGGTTCTCTTTCAGCAG ATAACAGGCCAGCCAAGTGTTCTATATTATGCAGCTTCCATTCTTCAG ACTGCTGGGTTCACAGCTGCATCAGATGCTGCTAGAGTGTCAATCTTGATTGGGCTGTTCAAG TTGCTGATGACAGGTGTTGCAGTATTTAAAGTCGATGATATTGGAAGGCGCCCATTATTGATAGGCGGCGTTGGTGGAATT GCTCTTTCACTCTTCCTACTAGCAGCTTACTACAAGATTCTGAACAACCTCCCCTTTGTTGCTGTTGGTGCTTTACTTCTATATGTCGGCGCTTACCAG GTCTCTTTTGGTCCAATTAGTTGGCTAATGGTGTCCGAGATCTTTCCACTCCGAACAAGAGGACGTGGGATCAGCCTTGCTGTACTTACAAATTTTGGCTCAAATGCGTTGGTGACGTTTGCATTCTCACCCTTGCAG GAGATCCTTGGGCCAGCCAATATTTTCTTCCTGTTTGGGGCCATAGCGTTGCTCTCCCTCGTGTTTGTGATCCTCACTGTTCCTGAGACAAAAGGCCTGAGCTTGGAGGAGATCGAATCTAAGATCCTGAAGTGA